CATTTATGTAATAAATATGGTCTTGATACTATTTCTGCCGGTGCTACAATTGCAGCTGCAATGGAAATGTATGAAAAAGGAATTATAAAAAAAGAAGAGTTAAATAATGGCCCAGAACTAAAATTCGGAAGTTCAGAAGCAGTTGTATATTATACAAAACAAATGGGATTAAGAGAAGGATTTGGAGATAAATTAGCAGAAGGTTCATATAGACTAGCTGAAAGTTATGGACATCCAGAATTTTCAATGTCAGTTAAAAAACAAGAATTACCTGCATATGATCCTCGTGGTGTTCAAGGGCATGGACTTGAATATGCAACAAGTAATAGAGGAGGATGTCATGTTAGAGGTTATATGATTTCTCCAGAAATTTTGGGAGCTCCTGAAAAATTAGATCCTCAAGCATTAGAAGGAAAAGCTGAATGGGTAAAAATATTCCAAGATTTAACAGCTGTTATTGATTCAGCAGGATTATGTTTATTTACCTCTTTTGCTTTAGGATTAGATGATTACAGAGATTTAATTAATGCTGCATTAGGTTGGAATTTAACTTCTGAAGAAACATTGAAAATTGGAGAAAGAATATGGAATTTAGAAAGAAAATTTAATTTAGAAGCTGGTATTGATCCTTCTGAAGATACTTTGCCAAAGAGATTATTAGAAGAACCAGTAAAAGAAGGTCCAAATAAAGGACAAGTTGTTCATCTTGATGTGTTGTTGCCAAAATATTATGAAGTAAGAGGATGGAGTAAAGAAGGAATTCCAACTGAAGAAAAATTAAAGGAGTTAAAAATTTTATGAAAGTTGAAATAAAATTCTTTGCAACCTTGAGATTATATCTCAAGGTTGCATCTATAAAAATGGAATTTGAAAAACCTATAACTGTTGATGAACTAATAGATATTCTAGTGGATAAATTTAAAGATAAAAAAATAAGGGAATATCTAGTTGAAGGTAAAAAGATAAAAGTTGGAACTATAATTTTAATAA
The nucleotide sequence above comes from Marinitoga sp. 38H-ov. Encoded proteins:
- a CDS encoding MoaD family protein, which gives rise to MKVEIKFFATLRLYLKVASIKMEFEKPITVDELIDILVDKFKDKKIREYLVEGKKIKVGTIILINGKNIIHLNGLNTKIEEGIISIFPPAGGG